Proteins from a genomic interval of Posidoniimonas polymericola:
- the cpaB gene encoding Flp pilus assembly protein CpaB, giving the protein MRPKSLILLALALGCGLVASIGISQVMEGNKSRGPSVETTSIYVALHNINLGDPIDATMISLQEWPKDKVPPGALTSLEDLEGRRPRTNIIAGEPILDAKLLAQGEQADPLSSVPPNMRLSTISVDAEKSAAGLLSPGDRVDIQLFVRADPRNGISEAATKIFLQNIRVFAIEQAVQRSGDGEARTIPKTVSLLVTPEQATKIDFAQHIGELSLIPRNPNDEGLAMDSAINFDQLFDGAVEKNDREKEQARDETAVEEGPKGSFLGGVLSMMKRTAKERPPFEIEIVMADEVSVEYFDANTGKPLRDYNDKRNSSDSGGSGSGGASSAADDAPSMEDFPIEFDGE; this is encoded by the coding sequence ATGCGACCTAAATCTCTCATACTTCTTGCGCTTGCGCTCGGCTGTGGCCTGGTTGCATCCATTGGCATCAGCCAGGTGATGGAAGGCAACAAGTCCCGCGGGCCCTCGGTCGAGACCACCTCGATCTATGTCGCGCTGCACAACATCAACCTGGGCGACCCCATCGACGCGACGATGATCTCGTTGCAGGAGTGGCCGAAGGACAAGGTCCCGCCCGGCGCACTGACGTCGCTCGAGGACCTCGAAGGCCGCCGCCCGCGGACCAACATCATCGCCGGCGAGCCGATTCTGGACGCTAAGCTGCTCGCCCAGGGCGAGCAGGCCGACCCGCTCAGCTCGGTGCCGCCCAACATGCGGCTCTCCACGATCAGCGTGGACGCCGAGAAGAGCGCGGCGGGCCTGCTGAGCCCTGGCGACCGGGTCGACATCCAGCTGTTTGTGCGGGCCGACCCCCGCAACGGCATCAGCGAAGCGGCCACTAAGATTTTCCTGCAGAACATCCGCGTGTTCGCCATCGAGCAGGCCGTTCAGCGGTCCGGCGACGGCGAGGCCCGCACCATTCCGAAGACGGTTTCGCTGTTGGTTACGCCTGAGCAGGCCACCAAGATCGACTTCGCCCAGCACATCGGCGAGTTGTCGCTGATCCCTCGCAACCCCAACGACGAGGGGCTTGCAATGGACTCGGCGATCAACTTCGACCAGCTGTTCGACGGCGCCGTCGAGAAGAACGACCGTGAGAAGGAGCAGGCCCGCGACGAGACCGCCGTCGAGGAGGGGCCGAAGGGGAGCTTCTTGGGCGGCGTCCTGAGCATGATGAAGCGGACCGCCAAGGAGCGGCCGCCGTTTGAAATCGAGATCGTGATGGCCGACGAGGTTTCCGTCGAGTACTTCGACGCGAACACCGGCAAGCCGCTCCGCGATTACAACGACAAGCGTAACTCGTCCGACTCCGGCGGATCGGGGTCGGGGGGAGCGTCGTCGGCCGCCGATGACGCCCCTTCGATGGAAGACTTTCCGATCGAGTTCGACGGAGAGTAG
- a CDS encoding A24 family peptidase: MFDASQLAEAVVANWPVWFVTVTLVVAAVIDGMQLKVPNWITFPMIISGWVWSATLSPYPGWEGLVYSLIGTAVGLALLLPAYAIGGMGAGDVKLMAGIGAWVWGTVTLYSFAVSAVVGGVIAVGMVLTNKRWDKHHGQFWMIWNEILSVKNPEKLAEIAAERKPRMMLLPYGIPIAIGTIAYFGWAGMLV, translated from the coding sequence ATGTTTGATGCTTCACAACTCGCCGAGGCGGTGGTCGCCAATTGGCCGGTCTGGTTTGTCACGGTCACCCTGGTCGTCGCCGCTGTCATCGATGGCATGCAGCTCAAGGTGCCCAACTGGATTACCTTCCCGATGATCATCAGCGGCTGGGTGTGGAGCGCCACGCTCAGCCCGTACCCCGGCTGGGAGGGCCTGGTCTACAGCCTGATCGGCACCGCGGTCGGCCTGGCCCTGCTGCTGCCGGCCTACGCGATCGGCGGCATGGGCGCCGGCGACGTCAAGCTGATGGCCGGCATCGGCGCCTGGGTCTGGGGCACCGTGACGCTCTACTCATTCGCGGTTTCGGCCGTGGTGGGTGGCGTGATCGCCGTCGGCATGGTGCTGACCAACAAGCGTTGGGACAAGCACCACGGTCAGTTCTGGATGATCTGGAACGAGATCCTCAGCGTGAAGAACCCAGAGAAGCTCGCCGAGATCGCCGCTGAACGCAAGCCGCGGATGATGCTCCTGCCCTACGGGATCCCAATCGCGATCGGCACCATCGCCTACTTTGGCTGGGCCGGGATGCTTGTCTGA
- a CDS encoding Flp family type IVb pilin, protein MKKFATKVQKFLKSEDGPTAVEYAVMLALIVIVCLTAIQSIGTNANTTFNSVATQLGS, encoded by the coding sequence ATGAAGAAGTTCGCAACCAAGGTCCAGAAGTTCCTCAAGTCGGAAGATGGCCCCACGGCGGTTGAGTATGCGGTTATGCTCGCACTCATCGTCATCGTCTGCTTGACGGCCATCCAGTCGATCGGCACCAACGCCAACACTACGTTCAACAGCGTAGCGACCCAGCTTGGTAGCTAA